CATTTGTTTATTAATCTGAGAAAATTGGAAATGTCAACAAATGGGAtctaaaagcaaagcaatgtcTTTTGTCAACAGAGACTTTCTTCGAAGTTTATCTTGTCCACCTTTTAGAGTCAGTAGGCTCTAATGGCAAGAGTAACAGCAATACTGAATACGAGGGTACTGCTGGGGGTAGTGTAAACCAGTTCCTGCACCTGACATGTTCcaccatttttcttccagtatgaataaaagaaagcaattctTGTGCTCTCTGGATTACCCCTGAGCTCTTATCTTTTTGGTGTTAAGGGGTCATGGAAACAGCTTAAATTGTCTTTATCCATTTATTGTAGATTCAATTAATTTAGGTTAATGACTATGGGCCAGAGCTCAGGGAGTTGAGAGCTGCTCACTTTGTTCAACCTGGCTTGTCCTGTGATGTAAGCTGCATTgttggggggagaaaaaaggaagagatagTGTGTTGCCGGGACATAACCAAACACAGTCTACAGAGAAGCGGAACCATTGCCTCTCAGACATGCACCGAGCTCATGCTGCATCTAAGTACAGAAGTGCAATACACAGTTGACCAAATCACTTACAAAATGACTGCAGCATCTCTGTTTACTAAACCTTTACTCTTGAACTTAGTGCAATCAACACGAAGTCTTTGGGAGTAATATGTTGTGACCTGTTGTGACTTAGACAAATATGTTTCCTGGGATGTGTTTTCATCTTCCCTACATTAATATATCATGGCCGAAAGAGTGAATACCAAATAATATGTTTCAGGAAGCGTGCAAAATTGCAAATTGTTGTCCAGTGAATATGGAAAATTATGGAGTTGCATAATATCTAATGGCATCTCCTTTTGAAATCTTACTTAGAAGATTGCAACAGGATTACTCAGAAGAGCACTTGCtaaccctttctttttttcatttatgttcGCAGGATTTTTGAGCACTGGGGACcaagcagcaaaaggaaactATGGCCTCCTTGACCTAATTCAAGCTTTGCGATGGACTAGTGAAAATATTGGGTTCTTTGGTGGTGACCCACTAAGAATAACTGTTTTTGGATCTGGTGCAGGCGGTTCATGCGTCAATCTGTTGACTTTATCCCATTATTCTGAAGGTAACCGTTGGAGCAATTCAACCAAAGGTATTATGCAGGTTGCAAATTTTGACAATTTTGGTGTCTGCATGCCACCGCCATTAGTACTATGTGATGCTCTGTATATTCTTTTTGTTCCTATGAACTGTTGAGTTCAGCTCAACATTAAGCAAACTTTTTAAAGGCTCTATAAGCCACCTTCTCCCTTAGCTCTTCTGTGCATGTTTAAATTTTGggtcactttcttctttttcctatgGAGCTTTGTAGGAACACTTTATAGCAGACTTCTGAACAGCATTTTCTCAGTGCatcatttttgtctcttttctttcctacctAAGGGTGTTCTTTTTGGAAAACCAGTCAGTCATGCTCACAGTAGATGAGGTCATCTATATTCAGACAGTCATGAAAGGCATGTTTAGTTTCACATGAGGAggagaatttaaagaaaactaaaatgacACAGTTTCTCTTTTCAGGCTAACAGCTGAAATGCTTAAAACTATTATTTTGTGTGAAGGAAACAAGTACCTGGTTCAGAAATCTTTTGTCTGAAAATGCATGAACTTCACTTGCTGTCATCTAATAAAAGAATGGTTGAATGTTTTGCATGCATGATCCAAAATTGTCAAAGCATCCAAGTTGCAAATGGATTTTCTTCTATATGTTTTTTCCTATTCCATAACTAACACCTTTTCTCTCTAGTCGAGGCAGAcagcaggaaatgaaaaacatgcTGTTTGAGGCATTCAATTTTTTCTCCTATGATTTTTGCACCAAAGTTCCACACAGTTTCTCTCATTTGCATGGCTATTGCTTATTGATCACATTAGTTTTGTCTCACtgttttcacacatttttatCTGTGTTGTTTAGTTttaccagggacatcacagtGTGCCCTGTGCATACAGTCCTCCACTGATTTATATTGCTGTGTCTCCATAGACGACTAATTGGCCAGtcataaaaaaagaattccACTGACATTAAAAGAGCTGCATTTACACAAAGTCATGATACGGAGCTCACTGAGGTCAATGGAAGCAACAGATTCTTGAGATCAGGCCTTTACactattttaaatgagaaaaaaatctggctttTACAAGAAAGGTCTAGGGGAAAATAGGCTGTGGTTTAAATTTTCATCTATTTCCacaatttgatttttaatgtaatttgtcatctttttttccataactCCCTGCAGTCATATAGGACATATTTATAAGCTGTTCTATAAGAACAAGCTGTAAGCATTAGCTCATTACACTGTAATCTGAGGGTCACACTGCACCACCTTTTTTCATCAGAACtcacaaaagtaatttttgtcaGAGAGGATTTAGCTTAAGGTTGAATGAGGAGACCTGGTTTCTCCTCCCTTAACTCTTACTTGGTCTTAATCTTGATCTTCTTGATGTAACATGACATTAATGCAGAATGCCACATATTGCAATATCTGGACAGTCATGTGTTGCCTCGTATCAGCAAATTTTACCCTGTCATATTCTAACACATGGCCAGAATTCTGACAGGGGCAGAATTTGTTTGGGGAAACTGATGCAGTAATTTGCCAATATAGCAGATCAAAGGATTTGGGAGGGGACTGGAGAGGGCTTAAGGATATATACTTAAAATCCAAATGTAAAAGTAAATTTTTGAGGATTTCTTTTATGAGAAAGCAAAAACATGCCTTATTGAAAGTTGGATTAAACAGCACAATGTGCCACACCCCCATGTGTGTTATGTTTCATTTGGGGATGGTTAGacctgccattaaaaaaaaaaatcggtcagcttcaaataagaaaagttatttcaagttttcaaaacatttttgaataacatttaaaaaaaccccttttgtttcacattatttgctttttcataaGCTGTAAATTCGGATGCTCTTTGCTTCCTTCATTTCCCTTTGAAAGGATCCCTTGGTAGTTGAGAGGAAGCATTCTTCCTGTTTCAAGATGGTGCTGTCCATAGCTGCCCACCTGCAGGTGGACAGAACAGCACCCATCTTTAGAAAGTGTTATGAAAATGTAGAAGAATATatgcaaattattattattatttactttgGTGAGGCTTTGAACAGGAGTCACAAAGCGATGTGGTCCATTGAACATTTAAATCTTCTTTCCCCCACTCTGAAGCCCATAAGCTATGATAATCATAGACATTATCAGGTAAAAATGTAGTTCTCCATCCTGTGTGGTACCACTTTCTCCCAGGAATTATgtgacagaatgaaaataatttttcatactGTTGTTCATGTTTCACCAAATGGTTTGAGAGGAGGAATATTTCCTTAAGCATTCTTCAGCAGAAGgagggatgtttttgtttcatttcctaaGATAACTTTATGGCTAGAGGACTTGACCACTTTTACTTAATCCAACATTTAATGTTTATGTAGCACTTAGCAAGCCATAGTGTTTATATCAGCATTTTCTTAATAAGTAGCTTACACTTTCTGTCCTTCCTCGGAGATAtttaataaagcaataaaaatagatttacacaatatgcaaaaaagaaacattatgaATTATCGTGAAATACATCTTTGTGGAAATTTACTTTTGTCATTTAGTTACGTTTATTACAATGCCTGGATCCTCTGTGGTAATTCCACTGACTTTGAGCTGATTTATGCTAGCTTAGTATCTGACCTTGTAaacatgcaaatatatttttatctgctttataGCTCAagttctttcttattttttactCATATCTTGCAAGGAAATAGTATCTTGGATATGACTTCTCATAAATTTAAGGAGAGGCTTGAGTTTACATATTTCAGTCCCTACGCCTATCTGATTTTAAGACTTTTGGATTTGGACCTAATACAGTCtagaatgattttaaaattcctcATAAGCCTGTAAAATGTTTCCTGCCAGCAACTGATTCCGACTAACTCTGAGTGTACGGGGTCTGGTACTGCAACGGAGGCTGTAAAGGCATGTCTCCGACTTGATTTAGAGGCTACAGAAGCTTTTTATCAATAGAAATATGTTACTTATCAAAGTAAAAGCCATCTTTCCCATTATTGGAGTAAAATTCTGAGGTAAGCTGAGCACTGTAACTCCAGTTCCTTTAGTGGGAGTATCCAGCTATTCAGCAAGCATTGGACCAAAGATACATTCTTAGCAAAATTGAGTGAGGCCAGATGTCACTTCCAGTCCCTGAGCAACTCTACCAAAGTTAGTGGAAATACTCCAGGTGCCTATCAGCATAAGTAAAACCAAATTTTGACCCATATATCTTAAATCAGCATAACTTATGTATGCTACAGACCATTTTGTGTTACCCACAGTGAGCTATAGGAGGTAGGGTccagtataaaatattttctagtaaTTAGTGCAAAAGATATGCTACTGAAATGAACTGGATGTACTtccatgaaaatgcaaaaaaataaaggccaCAGTTACCAAAATATAATCTAAGTTTCTGATATTAGAGATAAGCATTATTGGAgagccatttttctccattttttttatgcaAGGTTCAGAGTCAGGATGTATTTCAGAATCGGAACTACCCTCCCCAAAGGGAGTGGGAAAAGGCAAAGGCCCAACACAAAGGGAGCGAAAGAAGTATGGGAATAAGGGtggaatttttgtttgttaaagtcAGTAGCAAAAAAATTTGATTGATTTACTGATTGCAAGGAGATGAGGCTTTCATCCATGATATGCTCAAAAATCCTTatagaagggaaaggaaaacatcaatttaaacacattttgttATTTCTATGAGCAGAATTCCTGGTCCAGAGTGCTAGTTAAATCCatataaattcaaattaattgcACTGAAGTCTTTGGGATTTGCTACAAGTTTATATGCAGAGCCAGATCATACTCTCTCTTTCTGCCCCCTAAATGAATACCTGAACATATGTTTAAATCTCTGATTTACAAAGCTAAATAGTATAAAATGTATAATTTCCCTTTTTATGTAAGTGTGATCACTATAAAcgttcatttaaaaaaaactgctTACAAGAAATGATCTTGACTCTTAGACACTTACAAATTTAATAGCTGCCTAGTACCTTCTCATCTATTACTCCAGAATATAATCTTTTGCTATGATATACAATTCAAAAGTGCTGCACCTCTCAAACCCAGTTTATTcccaaacaaaacataaaaaagcaGTATACTAGGTTTATTTAATGCATAGTTGTACGTACGCATGCTGCTGATGGCTTGAACAAGATCCAGAAACTCAATCCATTTCAGAGACTTGTTGGCTTTTCCTCCAACCTATAAATTGCTTTACCTTTAGGAATTTATTTCGAGCTAATAGTGTTATCCTACATAAGGTAatgccactttttttccttccttgagtttcttctgaaaatctgttCCTCAGCTGGACTACATTGAGGTAGAATCATTTGCTTCAATTTCTGCAcatattgcatttattttatatacatcACCTGTAGATACAATGACAGTCAGATCCTACCATCTTGTGTATTTAAGTATTATTAAGATTCAAGTATCTCTTCTGTTAAAGTTTTCTATTGTTTCAAAGAACTCCTTTGAATCTTTCAAGTATGTAGCTGTTTCAAGGTCACTTCAgtagtttttaaatatttctccccACAGGACTTTTTCAAAGAGCAATAGCTCAAAGCGGAACAGCTCTCTCCAGCTGGGCAGTTAGCTTTCAGCCTGCAAAATACGCCAGGATGTTGGCCACAAAAGTTGGTTGCAACATGTCAGACACTGTAGAATTGGTAGAATGTCTACAGAAGAAGCCTTATAGAGAACTTGTCGACCAGGACATTCAACCAGCAAGATACCATATAGCCTTTGGACCAGTAATTGATGGCGATGTGATACCAGATGACCCTCAGATATTGATGGAACAAGGAGAATTCCTCAATTACGACATCATGTTGGGAGTTAACCAAGGGGAAGGGCTAAAATTTGTTGAAAATATTGTGGATAGCGAAGATGGCATATCAGCTAGTGATTTCGACTTTGCAGTTTCTAATTTTGTCGATAACTTATACGGATACCCTGAAGGCAAAGATATATTGAGGGAAACTATTAAATTTATGTACACGGACTGGGCAGATCGACACAATCCTGAGACCAGAAGGAAAACACTGCTGGCTTTGTTTACTGATCACCAGTGGGTTGCACCAGCAGTGGCTACAGCAGATCTTCACTCAAATTTTGGATCGCCTACATATTTCTATGCCTTCTACCATCATTGCCAGACAGATCAGGTACCTGCATGGGCAGATGCAGCCCATGGAGATGAGGTTCCTTATGTACTAGGAATCCCCATGATTGGCCCTACTGAATTATTTCCTTGTAATTTCTCCAAAAATGATGTCATGCTAAGTGCGGTGGTGATGACGTACTGGACAAACTTTGCAAAAACTGGGTGAGTACTGGATAATGAATGGTCTTGTATACAAACTCAGGATATAGTGATGCAGTGCCTTTCCTTGGTTAGCTCCCTTGGGAATGCCTCTGTACTTGTAGGATGAATAAGAGATTAAGAATTGGGTTGGGTACTTATGTTTCTTGTAATGTCCCTCATCTCACTTACACGTTCCagcaaaaagagggaaaaaatacctTTGCGAATGTTCTGtgtgaagaaatttaaaaaatactttgtacacaaaaataattaagggATTCCCAGAAAAGTGCAAAACTAAGCATTTCATATATGTGTATAgttaaaaatgtttacattaGTAACTGACTTTACCGCAGCACTGATATTTTCATCCCATGAGGCAGGAAATGACACAAATATTGCATCAAATATAATACAGCTtgttttaataatgtattttgttttaaattgatgCTTCTAACCATAAAATATGTGACTTCAAACTTGaaaaattttattgttttcattaattctGCTTTCACTGGTAGTTCAAAACACTTTTCTACCTTCAACCCTTGGACTTTAAGTCACTATGTGTTGTACTGAGTTATGCCCTTCCACCTCCAGAAGGCCACAGATAACTGCACAGGAGCTGAAATGCTGATCTTTATgttactaaaaaagaaaagcaaagcttaaTGTCCTCTCACACTGGTCTCtctgttacgacctggtcgcaactagttcataaatcccttggagtaaatgaaggtgaaacgacaccaaataactgatatgaaattaagaacaatttattaatacagggaaagtggcatggttgtaagtgtcttgggtttctaaagacgctgccaaaagagagagaaggaaaagagaaagaggatagagattatgagagagagggaaagagataccaccaccctgggatccagtgatgtaagttgtttgtagagatggtaaattgcttgcagagttgctcttCTAGTAGATCGCTTGCAGGATTGGTCCTTAGGTGGCAGGTGGGAGCgcacaccagcatcccaagtgagaaggtctaaataggtcatttgcatgcgagataggagagggtggtaacacccctcttgtctccccccctctgctcgcttctcatgctaattgggacgcctgctCTTTGTAatcttagattgttctcgaaatgagtcggtggtcccccaagggatgtctggtggtcgtgatccccccctagttgtggtgtccacTGTATGACCCTGCTTttgcacaagcgtggttgatgccttgcaaagttattgcacatgtaggctggccccaaggaaaagataccacccggcctccgcaggacttctctcttcctccagccagagttgtgaATCACAACAATGAAGGCACAGCAgaggtattgttctgttcccaaggcccttatctcttgccagacttgcaggcctctgtagcactCATaccttcctccagccagagttgttaaacaagttgtttaaggcacacaaactctgtccgtcacactCTCGTAGACATTTGTCCACATTACCACATTGCTGGCAATCTGTGCTCAGCAGCAAAAGATTTCAGTGTGAGACACACCAGCATTTTGGGGAATGAGGGAAGTCACTGAAGTCTATGTAAAAGAAGGGTTCATCTGCATAATGCTGTTTCTAATCATGATTATTAAGGCCTCTAATTTTAGGAAATAGCATTCTGCTCTGTCCAAAGGCAGACTTAAACATTAAgtataaaatgttaattatgttaattttataattccttttgaaatactttgtaacattggagattttttttttttagtgaccCAAATCAACCAGTGCCGCAAGATACAAAATTCATCCATACAAAACCAAATCGTTTTGAAGAAGTAGCATGGACCAGATATTCTCAGAAAGACCAACTGTATCTTCACATTGGATTAAAACCACGAGTTAAAGAACATTATAGGGCCAATAAAGTGAACCTTTGGTTGGAACTGGTACCTCATCTGCACAATCTTAACGACATTTCACAGTATACCTCTACCACAACTAAAGTGCCATCAACTGATAATACTTTCAGACCAACACggaaaaattctgtttctgttactTCAGCCTTTCCTACAGCCAAACAAGATGATCCCAAACAACAGCCAAGCCCATTTTCCGTGGATCAAAGGGACTATTCAACAGAATTGAGTGTTACAATTGCGGTTGGTGCATCTTTGCTGTTCCTGAACATTTTGGCCTTTGCAGCATTGTACTACAAAAAAGACAAGCGGAGACATGATGTTCATAGGAGATGTAGCCCACAACGTACTACTACCAATGATCTTACCCATGCACAAGAAGAGGAGATAATGTCCCTCCAAATGAAGCACACTGACTTGGATCATGAATGTGAGTCCATCCATCCACACGAGGTGGTTCTTAGGACCGCCTGTCCCCCAGACTACACTCTAGCTATGAGAAGGTCTCCTGATGATATTCCCTTAATGACACCCAACACCATCACAATGATCCCCAACACTATACCAGGGATTCAACCCCTACACACATTCAATACATTTACCGGAGGACAGAACAATACTCtgccccatcctcatccccaccCCCATTCACACTCAACAACCAGGGTATAGCCAGACAAGACGaaacaaacttttattttttgatggATTACAGTAGGTGATATTACTGAAGATTACTTGGCTTTCAACCTACAAGACTCTTACTATTTAAATATGGAGGAATATTATGTGAATATACATATCAAGAACTTTTggggttttgaaaaaaaatgaattgtacATATATCAAATGAACttgagaaacaaacaaacaaaacaaagaaaaaaacaaaaacatccaaCTGTTTGCAATTGCTTGAAGCAGTTGTCCTGAATGATACTTTTTCATTCACATtcaagtattaatttttttgaagattTAAGTTACATAATGGAATTAGGCATGTGCAACACAAACAGGAAAGAACTatgactgaaaattttaaaaacctataAATATGCACAAGGGACACACTAATGGAATGTCAGATAATTTTCACCAATTTTTATTTGGACCTGTTTTATTGTGTAGACCATATTTACGTATTTGAATAAGTACACAAAGCACCAATGCTGTTAAGGCCTTAGAAAGGGGCTGAAATCTGCCAGTCAAAGAAGTTTTACAGCCTGGCAGGTACAACATTATCACATAAGTGCTGTCAGTATAAAAGTTGTGGGAATAAAGGAAACTGGATATTTTTAGCACGATGTGCATGATAATTTATATGCTtggtggctgtgctgctgaTTAAGCCGTAATTAAAATTCTTCTCATCCCATTGGAGTTTTTAATAGAAGCTTTCTCCATCAATTGGCACAAcctaaagaagttttttaaaGGGGCAAAAGtaattacagtaaaatatttcatggtAGCTTCAGAAATAGAAGGAATTGCAACAGTTCTTAAAGGTATTTATGGCACTCCAGGTATACGGTGGTGAACCCTTGCTGATACGAATCCCAGACAAAAATTCTGTATAattaatgttctttttcctttccacctaAATAATTTCTAACTTTAACATAACTATAACTTTAATGGAATCTCCTTTGATGAAGGATTTATAATTTGCTGTGATTTAGTTGCAATATATTTAGTTCAAATTAGTAAGGTAAAGTGTGTCCAAAAATTTAATTGCAATGATATTTTGCAATACAAAAATGCCCCAGTGTTACCGCTCTGATTACACTTTTCAGTTTATCGTTTAAACTCCTGTTGCATGTTACAAAGTTTACGTATAATACTTTAATAGAAAGTTAATTCCCTTTTTGCTACACATTAGCTTTGCTGTTCAAATGAATTCTCTAGACCAGATGGCAAGAGTGTAGGAAAAGAGGGTATGTAAGAACGGGGAGAGAGCCAGCaactggaaattttaaaatctgaatactACATATGTTTGTGTGATTTGAAATGAATGTTCTAAAATCACaagaaatttttcattcccCTGTTGCTTTCCAGTAATTATATACCATGGTCCTTTCAAAATGTTTGTATATGTAAT
This DNA window, taken from Nyctibius grandis isolate bNycGra1 chromosome 8, bNycGra1.pri, whole genome shotgun sequence, encodes the following:
- the NLGN1 gene encoding neuroligin-1 isoform X1, with the translated sequence MAFPRSVWLNCVWRATIVRLLHMGLNATFAFCILGFLLHAAAVSSQKLDDTNPVVTTNFGKIRGIKKELNNEILGPVIQFLGVPYAAPPTGERRFQPPEPPSPWADIKNTTQFAPVCPQNIIEGRLPEVMLPVWFTNNLDVVSTYVQDQNEDCLYLNIYVPTEDVKRISKECARKPGKKICRKGGPLTKKQTDDLGDNDGAEDEDIRDSGGPKPVMVYIHGGSYMEGTGNLYDGSVLASYGNVIVITVNYRLGVLGFLSTGDQAAKGNYGLLDLIQALRWTSENIGFFGGDPLRITVFGSGAGGSCVNLLTLSHYSEGNRWSNSTKGLFQRAIAQSGTALSSWAVSFQPAKYARMLATKVGCNMSDTVELVECLQKKPYRELVDQDIQPARYHIAFGPVIDGDVIPDDPQILMEQGEFLNYDIMLGVNQGEGLKFVENIVDSEDGISASDFDFAVSNFVDNLYGYPEGKDILRETIKFMYTDWADRHNPETRRKTLLALFTDHQWVAPAVATADLHSNFGSPTYFYAFYHHCQTDQVPAWADAAHGDEVPYVLGIPMIGPTELFPCNFSKNDVMLSAVVMTYWTNFAKTGDPNQPVPQDTKFIHTKPNRFEEVAWTRYSQKDQLYLHIGLKPRVKEHYRANKVNLWLELVPHLHNLNDISQYTSTTTKVPSTDNTFRPTRKNSVSVTSAFPTAKQDDPKQQPSPFSVDQRDYSTELSVTIAVGASLLFLNILAFAALYYKKDKRRHDVHRRCSPQRTTTNDLTHAQEEEIMSLQMKHTDLDHECESIHPHEVVLRTACPPDYTLAMRRSPDDIPLMTPNTITMIPNTIPGIQPLHTFNTFTGGQNNTLPHPHPHPHSHSTTRV
- the NLGN1 gene encoding neuroligin-1 isoform X4, with amino-acid sequence MAFPRSVWLNCVWRATIVRLLHMGLNATFAFCILGFLLHAAAVSSQKLDDTNPVVTTNFGKIRGIKKELNNEILGPVIQFLGVPYAAPPTGERRFQPPEPPSPWADIKNTTQFAPVCPQNIIEGRLPEVMLPVWFTNNLDVVSTYVQDQNEDCLYLNIYVPTEDVKRISKECARKPGKKICRKGDIRDSGGPKPVMVYIHGGSYMEGTGNLYDGSVLASYGNVIVITVNYRLGVLGFLSTGDQAAKGNYGLLDLIQALRWTSENIGFFGGDPLRITVFGSGAGGSCVNLLTLSHYSEGNRWSNSTKGLFQRAIAQSGTALSSWAVSFQPAKYARMLATKVGCNMSDTVELVECLQKKPYRELVDQDIQPARYHIAFGPVIDGDVIPDDPQILMEQGEFLNYDIMLGVNQGEGLKFVENIVDSEDGISASDFDFAVSNFVDNLYGYPEGKDILRETIKFMYTDWADRHNPETRRKTLLALFTDHQWVAPAVATADLHSNFGSPTYFYAFYHHCQTDQVPAWADAAHGDEVPYVLGIPMIGPTELFPCNFSKNDVMLSAVVMTYWTNFAKTGDPNQPVPQDTKFIHTKPNRFEEVAWTRYSQKDQLYLHIGLKPRVKEHYRANKVNLWLELVPHLHNLNDISQYTSTTTKVPSTDNTFRPTRKNSVSVTSAFPTAKQDDPKQQPSPFSVDQRDYSTELSVTIAVGASLLFLNILAFAALYYKKDKRRHDVHRRCSPQRTTTNDLTHAQEEEIMSLQMKHTDLDHECESIHPHEVVLRTACPPDYTLAMRRSPDDIPLMTPNTITMIPNTIPGIQPLHTFNTFTGGQNNTLPHPHPHPHSHSTTRV
- the NLGN1 gene encoding neuroligin-1 isoform X3 codes for the protein MAFPRSVWLNCVWRATIVRLLHMGLNATFAFCILGFLLHAAAVSSQKLDDTNPVVTTNFGKIRGIKKELNNEILGPVIQFLGVPYAAPPTGERRFQPPEPPSPWADIKNTTQFAPVCPQNIIEGRLPEVMLPVWFTNNLDVVSTYVQDQNEDCLYLNIYVPTEDGPLTKKQTDDLGDNDGAEDEDIRDSGGPKPVMVYIHGGSYMEGTGNLYDGSVLASYGNVIVITVNYRLGVLGFLSTGDQAAKGNYGLLDLIQALRWTSENIGFFGGDPLRITVFGSGAGGSCVNLLTLSHYSEGNRWSNSTKGLFQRAIAQSGTALSSWAVSFQPAKYARMLATKVGCNMSDTVELVECLQKKPYRELVDQDIQPARYHIAFGPVIDGDVIPDDPQILMEQGEFLNYDIMLGVNQGEGLKFVENIVDSEDGISASDFDFAVSNFVDNLYGYPEGKDILRETIKFMYTDWADRHNPETRRKTLLALFTDHQWVAPAVATADLHSNFGSPTYFYAFYHHCQTDQVPAWADAAHGDEVPYVLGIPMIGPTELFPCNFSKNDVMLSAVVMTYWTNFAKTGDPNQPVPQDTKFIHTKPNRFEEVAWTRYSQKDQLYLHIGLKPRVKEHYRANKVNLWLELVPHLHNLNDISQYTSTTTKVPSTDNTFRPTRKNSVSVTSAFPTAKQDDPKQQPSPFSVDQRDYSTELSVTIAVGASLLFLNILAFAALYYKKDKRRHDVHRRCSPQRTTTNDLTHAQEEEIMSLQMKHTDLDHECESIHPHEVVLRTACPPDYTLAMRRSPDDIPLMTPNTITMIPNTIPGIQPLHTFNTFTGGQNNTLPHPHPHPHSHSTTRV
- the NLGN1 gene encoding neuroligin-1 isoform X6, with amino-acid sequence MAFPRSVWLNCVWRATIVRLLHMGLNATFAFCILGFLLHAAAVSSQKLDDTNPVVTTNFGKIRGIKKELNNEILGPVIQFLGVPYAAPPTGERRFQPPEPPSPWADIKNTTQFAPVCPQNIIEGRLPEVMLPVWFTNNLDVVSTYVQDQNEDCLYLNIYVPTEDDIRDSGGPKPVMVYIHGGSYMEGTGNLYDGSVLASYGNVIVITVNYRLGVLGFLSTGDQAAKGNYGLLDLIQALRWTSENIGFFGGDPLRITVFGSGAGGSCVNLLTLSHYSEGNRWSNSTKGLFQRAIAQSGTALSSWAVSFQPAKYARMLATKVGCNMSDTVELVECLQKKPYRELVDQDIQPARYHIAFGPVIDGDVIPDDPQILMEQGEFLNYDIMLGVNQGEGLKFVENIVDSEDGISASDFDFAVSNFVDNLYGYPEGKDILRETIKFMYTDWADRHNPETRRKTLLALFTDHQWVAPAVATADLHSNFGSPTYFYAFYHHCQTDQVPAWADAAHGDEVPYVLGIPMIGPTELFPCNFSKNDVMLSAVVMTYWTNFAKTGDPNQPVPQDTKFIHTKPNRFEEVAWTRYSQKDQLYLHIGLKPRVKEHYRANKVNLWLELVPHLHNLNDISQYTSTTTKVPSTDNTFRPTRKNSVSVTSAFPTAKQDDPKQQPSPFSVDQRDYSTELSVTIAVGASLLFLNILAFAALYYKKDKRRHDVHRRCSPQRTTTNDLTHAQEEEIMSLQMKHTDLDHECESIHPHEVVLRTACPPDYTLAMRRSPDDIPLMTPNTITMIPNTIPGIQPLHTFNTFTGGQNNTLPHPHPHPHSHSTTRV
- the NLGN1 gene encoding neuroligin-1 isoform X2, whose protein sequence is MAFPRSVWLNCVWRATIVRLLHMGLNATFAFCILGFLLHAAAVSSQKLDDTNPVVTTNFGKIRGIKKELNNEILGPVIQFLGVPYAAPPTGERRFQPPEPPSPWADIKNTTQFAPVCPQNIIEGRLPEVMLPVWFTNNLDVVSTYVQDQNEDCLYLNIYVPTEDVKRISKECARKPGKKICRKGGPLTKKQTDDLGDNDGAEDEDIRDSGGPKPVMVYIHGGSYMEGTGNLYDGSVLASYGNVIVITVNYRLGVLGFLSTGDQAAKGNYGLLDLIQALRWTSENIGFFGGDPLRITVFGSGAGGSCVNLLTLSHYSEGLFQRAIAQSGTALSSWAVSFQPAKYARMLATKVGCNMSDTVELVECLQKKPYRELVDQDIQPARYHIAFGPVIDGDVIPDDPQILMEQGEFLNYDIMLGVNQGEGLKFVENIVDSEDGISASDFDFAVSNFVDNLYGYPEGKDILRETIKFMYTDWADRHNPETRRKTLLALFTDHQWVAPAVATADLHSNFGSPTYFYAFYHHCQTDQVPAWADAAHGDEVPYVLGIPMIGPTELFPCNFSKNDVMLSAVVMTYWTNFAKTGDPNQPVPQDTKFIHTKPNRFEEVAWTRYSQKDQLYLHIGLKPRVKEHYRANKVNLWLELVPHLHNLNDISQYTSTTTKVPSTDNTFRPTRKNSVSVTSAFPTAKQDDPKQQPSPFSVDQRDYSTELSVTIAVGASLLFLNILAFAALYYKKDKRRHDVHRRCSPQRTTTNDLTHAQEEEIMSLQMKHTDLDHECESIHPHEVVLRTACPPDYTLAMRRSPDDIPLMTPNTITMIPNTIPGIQPLHTFNTFTGGQNNTLPHPHPHPHSHSTTRV